Proteins co-encoded in one Aspergillus fumigatus Af293 chromosome 6, whole genome shotgun sequence genomic window:
- a CDS encoding Siz/PIAS RING finger protein, protein MASAVQSSELQSIVALIKTLTNAQLKDILRNYIERLNQGGHTERYDNLRRFIYATAHRAMPGTSTTQQPLPSQPYHASHITQSIQTQHRPTPLTIPMSSHGFTPGRISFKDSPFYTILEQLTPTVECKIREQTRDNVELKVVLTPTVASRLQADPNLRVMVYCAADSGLNQYTKSDIAFPHQVELKANLDEVKANLKGLKNKPGTTRPADVTNYIRKKPGYPNHIVMTYALTQKRFFVLVNLVQRHPVEDLVLELKRRKTITKEQVLREMKNRAEDSDIVATSTVMSLKCPLSTLRIEVPCRTVVCTHNQCFDASSFLQLQEQAPTWSCPVCSKATSYESLQIDQYVDDILHSTSPDVEQVIIEPDGKWSSPKEDEFKGTGGVTPATEDEDELIEIKEPGIVRVKQESLPASGLSLERTPAQSREPSATSSAARLSTNKRSAAQVIDLTGSDDDDGDFSPVRPAKRLASNAPHRAYVRPAFRNSFSSGLVNGGNFSTTNQTNSESPRHTGGLDA, encoded by the exons ATGGCCTCTGCTGTCCAGTCGTCTGAGCTCCAGAGCATTGTTGCTTTGATAAAGACACTCACAAATGCACAGCTTAAAGATATCTTAAGGA ACT ATATCGAGCGGCTCAATCAAGGAGGACATACCGAGCGTTATGATAATCTAAGGAGATTCATTTATGCTACAGCGCATCGCGCGATGCCTGGGACATCAACGACACAACAACCTTTGCCAAGTCAACCATATCACGCATCACATATTACCCAGTCAATACAAACACAACATAGGCCAACGCCTTTGACTATACCAATGTCATCGCATGGATTCACACCTG GTCGTATTTCATTCAAAGACAGCCCGTTCTACACAATCTTGGAGCAGCTTACTCCTACTGTAGAATGCAAAA TACGCGAGCAAACCAGGGACAATGTCGAGCTGAAAGTCGTCCTTACCCCAACTGTAGCTTCAAGATTGCAAGCTGATCCAAATCTTCGGGTAATGGTTTATTGCGCAGCGGACAGTGGCCTCAATCAATATACCAAGTCCGATATCGCTTTCCCTCACCAAGTTGAGCTCAAAGCGAATCTGGACGAGGTCAAGGCTAATCTGAAAGGGCTCAAGAATAAGCCTGGTACAACAAGGCCCGCGGATGTGACGAATTATATCCGCAAAAAGCCTGGGTATCCCAATCATATTGTTATGACTTATGCGCTTACGCAAAAG AGATTTTTCGTTCTTGTGAACCTTGTCCAGCGTCATCCCGTTGAGGACCTTGTCTTGGaattgaagaggaggaaaacaaTCACAAAAGAACAGGTATTACGAGAAA TGAAGAATAGAGCGGAGGATTCCGACATCGTTGCCACCTCCACTGTCATGTCCCTGAAATGCCCTCTTTCCACGCTGCGGATCGAGGTCCCCTGTCGCACTGTCGTCTGCACGCATAACCAGTGTTTTGATGCATCGTCGTTCTTACAGTTGCAGGAACAAGCGCCTACATGGTCGTGTCCAGTTTGTTCCAAGGCCACCAGTTATGAATCATTGCAAATTGACCA ATATGTTGATGACATACTCCATTCCACATCGCCGGATGTGGAACAGGTAATTATTGAACCGGACGGGAAGTGGTCGAGTCCAAAGGAAGACGAGTTCAAAGGTACTGGGGGCGTCACTCCGGCGacagaggacgaggacgagtTGATCGAGATCAAAGAGCCTGGCATTGTGCGTGTGAAGCAGGAGTCACTCCCAGCATCGGGCCTCTCCCTAGAGAGGACACCCGCTCAATCCCGGGAGCCGTCAGCGACGTCATCTGCAGCTCGTCTGTCCACTAACAAACGCTCGGCAGCCCAAGTGATCGATCTGACTggtagtgatgatgatgatggagattttTCCCCAGTCAGACCAGCTAAGCGTCTGGCATCAAATGCCCCCCATCGGGCTTATGTTCGACCAGCATTTCGTAACTCGTTTAGCAGCGGCCTTGTAAATGGAGGAAATTTCTCGACTACGAACCAGACTAATTCGGAATCCCCTAGACATACTGGTGGTCTTGATGCGTGA
- a CDS encoding DUF2423 domain-containing protein, whose amino-acid sequence MAKSVRASVTKRNRAKLRATVFGPAADARTERLSAKLKELASQPIIREHKSSSMELDSTGTGSQVKSTDSKSSVINEDMDVDTMSVKHTQSRSKKPGRVQKRKKARSSIVFQTHPLKTKKGSRRK is encoded by the exons ATGGCAAAGAGTGTTCGAGCCAGTGTAACCAAGCGCAACAGGGCCAAACTCCGGGCCACAGTCTTTGGCCCTGCTGCTGATGCACGGACAGAGAGGCTATCTGCAAAGTTGAAAGAGCTGGCTTCTCAGCCGATAATCAGAGAACACAAAAGTTCAAGTATGGAACTGGATTCTACAGGAACTG GTAGCCAAGTTAAATCTACAGACAGCAAATCATCAGTAATAAATGAAG ACATGGATGTCGACACAATGTCTGTTAAGCACACTCAAAGTCGCTCTAAGAAGCCAGGACGTGTTCAAAAACGCAAGAAGGCCCGTTCTTCCATTGTCTTCCAAACGCATCCTTTGAAAACAAAAAAGGGATCTCGAAGGAAGTGA
- the las21 gene encoding mannose-ethanolamine phosphotransferase LAS21, with protein sequence MAFKGEHRAILIANILIVVAISIFSSGFFPYKSLLPGLATFAETNIGTVAPKVFDRVIFMVIDALRSDFVYSKTSGFSFTQSLIRSGAALPFTAHASSPTVTMPRLKAMTTGSVPSFLDVILNIAESDTSSTLAYQDTWLAQIKAQGGQLVMYGDDTWIKLFPGVFDRCDGTTSFFVSDFTEVDHNVTRHVPRELSERDWSAFIMHFLGLDHIGHKAGPKSRHMMTKQREMDSIVALIYAAMEEQEHLQSTLFVLCGDHGMNDAGNHGGSSPGEISPALLFISPKFQTKTTPEDSPVEAFSDLQYYRTVEQVDITPTLAGLLGLPIPLNSLGVFIPEFLMMWDNDAHRIDILLRNAKQMLSAMKGTFPDLDVEAITPPHGCDKHVLRSAQDVMSSTASKYNTTRLYLGLFVAALAVLLSFFPAYGLGSKYSYAVTFLMLIIISYGGMMFASSYVEEEQQFWYWVVTAWTVYLHIKSLRPWHGSKDTRRWNQTGQKFAAEPDIARDFFPRHQNILWALIILTYFDTCMHLCLNSHSSNIWRSAAILTTIAAFFFKLVFVASDSPELLYESLLSPIQKSLEEMPLVPPARLSKAVNIPIFLMFRLQAIILDFLKMSAIEVTLTSLLSQNMTFFAFGGSNAISSVDLSNAYNGIGSYSVVLVGVLTFISNWAGPIWWASAARLLYSNPTFAERYGQRTLLTFHAATSLMSVMAACTMLRTHLFIWTVFSPKYLYTLAWTILNHMFINLPATANVSQVLNWQYAFHSVACR encoded by the exons ATGGCTTTCAAAGGAGAACATCGGGCAATTCTAATCGCCAATATACTCATTGTTGTAGCCATTTCAATATTTTCGTCCGGATTTTTTCCCTACAAGTCCTTACTTCCAGGACTGGCCACATTTGCTGAGACCAATATTGGCACTGTGGCACCAAAAGTCTTTGATAGAGTGATTTTCATGGTGATTGATGCTTTGCGCAG TGATTTCGTTTATTCGAAGACTTCCGGATTCTCTTTCACCCAAAG CCTAATCCGTTCCGGAGCGGCTCTACCTTTCACGGCCCATGCCAGCTCTCCAACGGTCACTATGCCACGGCTTAAGGCCATGACAACTGGCTCCGTGCCGTCCTTCTTGGACGTCATATTGAACATCGCAGAGTCTGATACGTCTTCTACCCTTGCATATCAAGATACATGGCTAGCGCAGATAAAGGCGCAGGGAGGTCAGCTTGTTATGTACGGCGATGACACTTGGATCAAGCTATTTCCGGGAGTCTTTGATAGGTGTGACGGGACTACTAGTTTCTTCGTATCG GATTTCACTGAAGTAGATCACAACGTTACTCGCCATGTCCCGCGGGAGCTATCAGAGCGCGATTGGTCAGCCTTCATAATGCACTTTTTGGGATTGGACCATATTGGTCACAAAGCTGGCCCTAAGAG TCGACATATGATGACAAAACAACGAGAGATGGACTCGATCGTTGCTCTAATTTATGCCGCAAtggaggaacaggaacaTCTTCAGTCGACCCTGTTTGTTCTGTGCGGAGATCATGGCATGAACGATGCCGGGAATCATGGTGGCTCGTCACCAGGAGAAATTTCGCCCGCCCTGCTTTTCATTTCACCGAAATTTCAGACTAAAACAACCCCGGAAGACAGTCCAGTTGAAGCATTTAGTGACTTGCAATACTATCGGACTGTCGAGCAGGTGGATATCACGCCGACTCTGGCAGGGCTCCTTGGTTTACCTATTCCGCTGAATAGTCTCGGCGTTTTCATACCAGAGTTTCTAATGATGTGGGATAATG ATGCTCACAGAATTGATATCCTGCTTCGAAACGCCAAGCAGATGCTTAGCGCAATGAAGGGGACCTTTCCCGATCTAGATGTTGAAGCAATTACTCCTCCTCACGGCTGCGACAAGCA TGTTCTAAGATCTGCCCAGGACGTGATGAGCAGCACTGCCAGCAAATACAATACAACAAGACTTTATTTGGGCTTGTTCGTCGCGGCTCTTGCTGTCTTactctctttttttccagCATATGGATTGGGCTCAAAGTATAGCTATGCTGTGACATTTCTCATGTTGATCATTATAAGCTACGGTGGTATGATGTTTGCCAGCAGCTACGTGGAGGAAGAGCAACAGTTCTGGTATTGGGTCGTCACGGCATGGACTGTGTATTTGCACATCAAATCACTCCGCCCATGGCATGGCTCAAAAGATACTCG ACGCTGGAATCAAACAGGCCAAAAATTTGCTGCTGAGCCAGATATTGCGCGAGATTTCTTTCCTCGCCATCAGAATATCTTGTGGGCCTTGATTATACTGACTTACTTTGATACATGCATGCATCTTTGTCTCAATTCACACTCGAGTAATATCTGGCGTTCTGCAGCTATACTGACGACAATAGCGGCCTTCTTTTTCAAGCTGGTTTTCGTGGCGTCCGACTCTCCCGAGCTTCTTTACGAGTCTCTCCTATCACCCATACAGAAAAGCCTTGAAGAGATGCCATTGGTTCCACCTGCAAGACTC TCAAAAGCCGTCAATATCCCGATCTTTCTGATGTTTCGACTGCAGGCTATtattcttgattttctgAAAATGAGCGCTATTGAAGTGACCCTTACGTCCTTGCTTTCGCAGAATATGACATTTTTTGCATTTGGAGGTTCGAATGCAATATCTTCTGTCGATCTTTCCAACGCATACAACGGGATTGGCAGTTATAGTGTTGTGCTAGTTGGAGTCTTGACATTCATAAGCAATTGGGCTGGGCCCATATGGTGGGCATCCGCTGCTCGGCTTCTCTACTCAAATCCAACCTTTGCGGAAAGATACGGCCAAAGAACCCTCCTAACCTTCCATGCTGCAACGTCTTTGATGTCCGTTATGGCGGCTTGTACAATGTTACGGACACATCTTTTCATTTGGACAGTCTTTTCACCAAAATATCTTTATACATTGGCTTGGACTATTCTCAACCATATGTTCATCAATTTACCTGCTACGGCGAACGTGTCGCAAGTTTTGAACTGGCAATATGCGTTTCATTCAGTTGCTTGTCGTTAA
- a CDS encoding putative meiosis protein MEI2, with protein sequence MRANNSSRGLSSPCSTNDGISLNGSPDTKLTAFSPEDVRSKGRPETSVATSLGDAGFCRLYTARPADPFLVPLNTSNSGQLSPHAASFTPIGIAGSAASDIQVRGRSEIGSLNAQANVEICGARNGPGGVYEQGLPNYGPIGRAPITQKGCPTGIFAGNFDNDRRSRAFVIENVPASLNFMSLAGFFNRREFATLKGPVLNELSSLGKVYVAFADSREAKKAIEKVRLLRPEWRIFPLTAKEYVQHSEPSLLHQTSDYEGHLLVSMYYDSRNPTFNSHTVARSLQTLATTFGDLKAFDLLPRGQDNVSEFHLEFYNTRDADNAMVTLNGTTVDDCILDITLFKPDVTEDRPFNVLPSLSPVKDGGSRNGTSYHRSSPSAPTRPFRTPYMELSPTGRSIVPSGEHVGLMDWMSRAGEKNLHSPRREISRYPDARVISQNAVDIERIRLGLDVRTTIMLRNIPNKIDQTMLKAIVDETSHGKYDFMYLRIGEKLHSLFDCKMKLTLNFIDFANNCNVGYAFINFEDPIDIIDFVKTRAGRSWNCFNSDKVAEVSYATIQGKDCLIQKFRNSSVMLEHPSFRPKIFHTGTGPLAGTEDRFPGPDNPSKMRRSIENAEHIGLFAPRVGQQYRDEQRRRRSQFDRGTTAAEREIVYVQTIAAHPFGVNNGLRSAPCTYPTSTIWYDPTISARGPRTS encoded by the exons ATGAGGGCCAACAATTCCTCTCGTGGGTTGAGCAGTCCATGTTCGACGAACGATGGAATCTCGCTCAATGGATCCCCCGATACCAAGCTtacagccttctcacccgAGGATGTACGATCCAAAGGTCGTCCTGAAACTAGTGTTGCTACCTCCCTCGGCGACGCTGGATTCTGCAGGCTGTACACGGC GCGCCCAGCGGATCCATTTTTGGTGCCGCTAAACACATCTAATAGCGGGCAGCTGTCCCCACATGCAGCAAGCTTCACCCCTATTGGGATAGCCGGCAGTGCTGCCAGTGATATCCAAGTTCGCGGCCGTTCGGAAATCGGCTCCTTGAACGCTCAAGCTAACGTTGAAATCTGCGGAGCCAGAAACGGACCGGGAGGAGTATATGAGCAGGGCCTGCCGAATTATGGGCCTATTGGCCGTGCTCCAATCACTCAAAAAGGCTGCCCAACTGGCATATTCGCCGGAAATTTTGACAACGACAGACGTAGCCGCGCATTTGTCATTGAAAATGTTCCAGCCAGTCTTAACTTCATGTCTTTGGCTGGTTTCTTCAAT CGTCGCGAGTTTGCAACTCTCAAAGGACCAGTTCTTAATGAACTCAGCTCCTTGGGCAAAGTATATGTTGCATTTGCAGATAGTCGTGAAGCGAAGAAGGCAATCGAGAAGgttcgccttcttcgaccaGAATGGCGTATTTTCCCACTTACTGCGAAGGAATATGTGCAGCATTCCGAGCcgtctcttctccaccaGACATCAGATTATGAAGGGCATTTGCTTGTGTCCATGTACTACGATAGCCGAAACCCCACTTTCAACTCGCATACTGTAGCGCGCTCCCTCCAAACACTTGCAACGACGTTTGGGGACCTGAAGGCATTCGATCTACTTCCCAGGGGACAGGATAATGTCAGCGAGTTCCACCTCGAGTTCTATAACACGCGTGATGCTGATAATGCAATGGTGACACTGAATGGTACCACAGTCGAT GATTGTATTCTAGATATTACCCTTTTCAAGCCTGACGTCACCGAAGACAGACCATTCAATGTTCTGCCGAGCCTATCTCCAGTTAAGGACGGAGGCTCACGCAATGGTACTTCATACCACAGAAGCTCGCCGTCTGCCCCAACACGCCCGTTCAGAACGCCTTATATGGAGCTTAGCCCCACTGGCCGCTCCATTGTGCCTTCAGGAGAGCACGTCGGTCTTATGGATTGGATGTCCAGGGCAGGAGAGAAAAACTTGCACTCGCCTCGGCGCGAGATTAGTCGTTATCCTGACGCCCGTGTCATTAGCCAAAATGCTGTTGATATCGAAAGAATTCGCCTTGGCTTAGATGTCAGAACGACT ATCATGCTCCGCAATATCCCGAATAAAATTGATCAA ACTATGCTCAAGGCGATCGTTGACGAGACCAGCCACGGGAAGTATGACTTCATGTATTTGCGTATTGGTGAGAAGTTGCACTCTTTGTTTGATTGCAAGATGAAGCTTACTCTCAACTTTATAGACTTTGCGAACAACTGCAA CGTCGGATACGCTTTTATCAATTTTGAAGAC CCGATTGATATAATCGAT TTTGTCAAAACGCGAGCTGGGCGTTCCTG GAACTGCTTTAACAGTGACAAGGTCGCGGAAGTTTCGTATGCTA CGATCCAGGGCAAAGATTGCCTTATACAGAAATTCCGGAATAGTTCGGTCATGCTGGAGCATCCATCGTTTCGTCCAAAG ATTTTCCACACCGGCACTGGGCCTCTGGCTGGAACAGAAGATCGTTTTCCCGGACCAGATAACCCTTCGAAAATGCGTCGCAGTATCGAAAATGCTGAACATATTG GATTGTTCGCGCCACGTGTCGGACAGCAATATCGGGACGAACAACGTCGACGTCGTTCACAATTCGATCGTGGGACTACGGCTGCTGAGCGAGAGATCGTATATGTCCAGACAATTGCTGCACATCCCTTTGGTGTCAACAATGGCCTGAGAAGTGCTCCCTGCACTTATCCTACATCAACCATATGGTATGATCCGACAATCTCTGCGCGTGGTCCAAGAACATCCTAG